GTATGCAAAGCTCAAACTTTGGTAAGTTTCGCCCGTTGCCAAAAACCTCAATGTAACAGACAACCTGAAAATATAATATACTTGCTGTAACTCATTCAAAACACTTACAAGTGTTATGTTTTTCTCATATAAACATATACCTACCTTTTCTCAACAGAAATACTTTGCCTCATATTtgtgctcttttttttaatgcgtgaTTCAACTaccctttttaatttttgaaatgattgctCATCCATACGAAGGTAGTTTTTGTATGATTCTGGATCTTCCATTTTTAACTCCTCGTTCACTAGCCTATGTACACAGCCAGCCCCTTCATCACGCCTCTGTATCCAAGGTCTTGTCCACCACCTACGCCTTCTCCATCTGCTACTTTTCAATGCACATGCTATTTGTAAAGCACAAATAACACCTACAACACCAAGTACTGCTTCAATGTCAGAATTTTGCTCCATTGTTGAAACACTATTGTTTACAAACTGTCTTGTTCACCAAAGAGAGTTGTGTGTATGGTTCACACTAGCTAGTATACAAGTTAGAGGTCACTTTCTTTCACACTTTAGATGGTCACTTTCTTGTACAAGAAAGAGTCCCGTGTGTAGTAGGCTTTAGAAGATACATTTTTTAACATGGTGACATAAAGTTGAAGGccataaataaatgaataatataataaatgtaaTACAAAAATTCGTTCAAATAGTGTAATagtataaaaactttaaaaaataattcacttatttgttgatgtatttatttataaaactttaaatgtaaCAAACATTTTGACTCAGCCTCATGAATATGTTACGTTTGAGACACATGTAAGCTAATATGTGAATGATTTACTAAACAGAAAAATTTATGCTCTTACAGAATTCATGTCAGTAATCACGGATTCTTATCGCAAatataagataaataaaaatgttgttaattTTTATACTTACTATTCAACacattaaacattaatttttcattttattttatttttttcagaaatagcCTTTCTTTTCGAACACAGGCAAAAGCCTCTTCATTACTTTAAGATATTCTTCGTTGTTGGCCCGGATATCATTTGAATCAGACTGGTCCCTCCCAATCAGAACTCCCTCCATGTCAGCTGCATTTTCGGAATCTGCAGTAAGAACTGGAAGAGATAATACTGACATAAAGAACCCGTAAACGCCTTTCCTCTCGTACTCGTCCATCAGCTCCCGGAAGGTGACGGCCTTGTCCGCCTGCCCCAGCAGTTGCAGGGTGGAGCTCAGCTCTCTGTGGTATTCCCGGAGGATGTCCTCTGTGTGGGCGACCCGCACCTCGTCTCTCGGACTCGTGTGGATGAAGTACTGCAGGTCGATGGCGCAGGAGGAGTACATGGCCAGCTGGAAGTCCACCAGCCTGATGTCTTCCACGCCGCCGGTGACGTCGTTGTACTTGAACAGCATGTTGTTGATCCACAGGTCGCCGTGTATCAACACGTTCAAGCGGTTGCCTTCAGGTGAAAGTTGTTGCTTAAGTTGATGGGAGACTGAATCGGCTGCGTTTTGTAACTTGGTAGACATTCTCTCACCGCCGTCAGGCCACTGCCTGACAATCTTCGCGAGAGATGCTATTGAGGAACGCGAATAACTCTGTATGAAATCAGATCCAGATTTTTCTGAAACTATATTTTCTTTGAAGGATTCCACAAGCTGTGGG
This DNA window, taken from Bacillus rossius redtenbacheri isolate Brsri chromosome 3, Brsri_v3, whole genome shotgun sequence, encodes the following:
- the LOC134530449 gene encoding uncharacterized protein LOC134530449, whose amino-acid sequence is MTSSMESNISAPWMDRAWIQEVLRDVEIDPSLSVTDCHVTDASSKGDHYLSEMQRITVHIQRTGNKAGKMFLIAKKIPPGEAMQKKLAESSAFPNEMKVFSQILPKFEAILEKAGRFKPFAARHIYSQCVFPYFLIVSDLAPEGYRMAARQRGLELDHCLLVMKALARFHAASVALHEDNPQLVESFKENIVSEKSGSDFIQSYSRSSIASLAKIVRQWPDGGERMSTKLQNAADSVSHQLKQQLSPEGNRLNVLIHGDLWINNMLFKYNDVTGGVEDIRLVDFQLAMYSSCAIDLQYFIHTSPRDEVRVAHTEDILREYHRELSSTLQLLGQADKAVTFRELMDEYERKGVYGFFMSVLSLPVLTADSENAADMEGVLIGRDQSDSNDIRANNEEYLKVMKRLLPVFEKKGYF